One Vallitalea pronyensis genomic region harbors:
- a CDS encoding GNAT family N-acetyltransferase → MRLKSERILLRKMEEKDIEYYNKWSNDFDVVENTYLNLDAMSIDDTKQFFHRISTSTNAKTFIIESITDSTPIGITSLISIDSYNRNAEFIIDIGDKSFWGKGIGREATTMILDYAFKELNLHRIYLRVFTFNERAINLYRTIGFIEEGVAREALFRFGKWHGIVSMSILQEEYLRKVLSKA, encoded by the coding sequence ATGAGACTAAAGAGTGAAAGAATTTTGTTGAGAAAAATGGAAGAGAAAGACATTGAATATTACAACAAATGGAGTAATGATTTTGATGTAGTAGAAAACACATATTTAAATCTTGATGCGATGTCTATAGATGATACAAAGCAGTTTTTTCATAGAATAAGTACAAGTACTAATGCTAAAACATTTATTATTGAATCTATTACGGATTCAACACCTATAGGTATTACATCTCTAATTTCAATCGATTCATATAACCGCAATGCTGAATTTATAATAGATATTGGCGATAAGTCATTTTGGGGAAAAGGTATCGGTCGAGAAGCGACGACTATGATTTTAGATTATGCATTTAAAGAACTAAATCTTCATAGAATATATCTTCGAGTTTTTACATTTAATGAGAGAGCAATAAATTTATATAGAACAATTGGCTTTATTGAAGAAGGCGTAGCAAGAGAAGCATTATTTCGCTTCGGGAAGTGGCATGGTATAGTTTCAATGAGTATTCTTCAAGAAGAGTATCTTAGAAAGGTTCTATCTAAGGCATGA
- a CDS encoding aminoglycoside phosphotransferase family protein, giving the protein MKKSIDYIKVINKKYPNIKVANSRFIEEGQNNIILVVNDAVIFRFPRNEVNRATLEDEYKILMKLGESLPLNIPNPQYSFIGKDINNTFIGYPLIRGLVMKKDVFAKAQNKEKLADQLALFLKKLHSEQILKQVDSLFYSVDVRKKWLDLYDRIKEKLFFYMKEDAVKNVTHDFEVIFSALSKSSFKNTLVHGDFGPSNIIVNERLDAINGIIDFGSAHIGDPAGDIASLIGPFGYGLEFVNLMKNGYSSIGDYLERAQAYTHTFALQEALYGIENDDKRAFEAGIKEYRF; this is encoded by the coding sequence ATGAAAAAATCAATTGACTATATAAAAGTTATAAATAAAAAATATCCTAATATAAAGGTAGCGAATAGTAGATTTATTGAAGAGGGACAGAATAACATTATTTTAGTAGTTAATGATGCTGTTATTTTTAGGTTTCCAAGAAATGAAGTGAATAGAGCAACGCTAGAGGATGAGTATAAAATTTTAATGAAGTTAGGGGAGAGTTTGCCTCTTAACATACCTAACCCACAATATAGTTTTATTGGAAAAGATATAAATAATACTTTTATTGGATATCCCTTGATTCGCGGATTAGTTATGAAGAAAGATGTTTTTGCAAAAGCGCAGAATAAGGAAAAATTAGCAGACCAATTAGCATTATTTTTGAAAAAACTACATTCAGAGCAGATACTAAAACAAGTAGATTCATTATTTTACTCAGTTGATGTAAGAAAGAAATGGTTAGATTTATATGATAGGATAAAGGAGAAATTATTTTTTTACATGAAGGAAGATGCTGTGAAGAATGTTACTCATGATTTTGAAGTAATTTTTAGTGCATTAAGCAAAAGCAGTTTTAAGAACACCCTAGTTCATGGAGATTTTGGGCCAAGCAATATCATTGTAAATGAAAGATTAGATGCGATAAATGGAATAATAGATTTTGGGTCTGCTCATATCGGTGACCCAGCAGGTGATATAGCATCATTAATTGGTCCATTTGGATATGGCTTAGAATTTGTCAATCTTATGAAAAATGGATATTCAAGTATTGGAGATTACTTAGAGAGAGCACAAGCATATACGCATACATTTGCGCTTCAGGAAGCTTTGTATGGAATTGAAAATGATGATAAACGAGCTTTTGAAGCAGGAATTAAAGAGTACCGTTTTTAG
- a CDS encoding class I SAM-dependent methyltransferase: protein MKNISNEWDNASKEWIDCVEINHYRKNILIPETLKMLGKVKGKKLIDIGCGEGGYSRLLAEKGACVVGVDYSQELINEAIKRKATYDIQYYVKDACYLEGIENEYFDLAISTMCLIAFEDLQSAMKELYRVLKPGGECVISILHPCFTREDYFSEGAYTESLSQFFGKPITFWHKTLSKTINYMIKAGFKLELLSEPILDNKNTNRKDDKFSTPMFLLVKLKK, encoded by the coding sequence ATGAAAAACATCTCAAATGAATGGGACAATGCTTCAAAAGAGTGGATTGATTGTGTAGAAATCAATCACTATAGAAAAAATATTTTAATACCTGAAACCTTAAAGATGCTTGGTAAAGTTAAAGGAAAAAAATTGATTGATATAGGCTGTGGTGAAGGTGGATACTCTAGATTACTAGCAGAAAAAGGTGCATGTGTTGTGGGCGTTGACTATTCCCAAGAATTAATCAATGAAGCTATAAAACGTAAAGCAACCTATGATATTCAATACTATGTTAAAGATGCTTGTTATCTTGAGGGGATTGAAAATGAATATTTTGATTTAGCTATTTCTACTATGTGCTTAATAGCATTCGAAGACTTGCAATCTGCTATGAAAGAATTATATCGTGTATTAAAACCAGGTGGTGAATGTGTGATATCAATATTACATCCTTGTTTCACACGGGAAGATTATTTTAGCGAAGGAGCATATACCGAGTCATTAAGTCAATTCTTCGGAAAACCAATAACATTTTGGCATAAGACTTTGAGTAAAACAATCAATTATATGATAAAAGCAGGGTTTAAGTTAGAGTTACTGAGTGAACCCATACTTGATAATAAAAACACTAATCGGAAAGATGATAAATTTAGTACGCCGATGTTTTTGCTGGTAAAATTAAAAAAGTAA
- a CDS encoding GyrI-like domain-containing protein yields MGAEDAGDEYPELTPFEIPESTWAVFKAKGTLNQDVHPIGALTTRIYGEWLPSSGYEKSMNYSMEVYGPGDTKSDEYICEIWIHVKKK; encoded by the coding sequence ATTGGTGCAGAAGATGCAGGTGATGAGTATCCAGAACTAACACCTTTTGAAATTCCTGAAAGTACTTGGGCCGTTTTTAAGGCAAAAGGGACATTAAATCAAGATGTTCACCCTATTGGAGCTTTAACAACAAGGATTTATGGAGAATGGCTACCGTCTAGCGGATATGAAAAATCCATGAATTACTCAATGGAAGTATACGGACCTGGAGATACAAAATCTGATGAGTATATTTGTGAAATCTGGATTCATGTTAAAAAGAAATAA
- a CDS encoding helix-turn-helix transcriptional regulator, with protein MTKVIDYIEEHITEDFDFSDVAKIVCCDIYQFGRIFSYVVGISLSEYIRNRRLSCAAIELQTGKVKVIDIALKYGYTSPESFSRAFRQMQGVSPKEARSLGVKLRLYPRITFYISVKGDVDMEYRIEEKGIIKGVGVVKNFGKWTANKDAENWKKQMDELWLFWEYFLNFGMNKVIRDRYKLYRQPFWQMGVT; from the coding sequence ATGACAAAGGTAATAGATTATATTGAAGAGCATATCACCGAAGACTTTGACTTTAGTGATGTAGCAAAAATTGTATGTTGTGATATCTATCAATTTGGTAGAATATTTTCCTATGTTGTTGGTATATCTTTATCAGAATATATTCGTAACAGGCGGCTGTCTTGTGCAGCTATCGAACTTCAAACAGGTAAAGTAAAAGTAATAGATATTGCTTTGAAGTATGGTTACACTTCACCTGAGTCCTTCTCTCGAGCTTTTCGTCAAATGCAGGGTGTATCACCAAAAGAAGCGCGCTCTTTAGGTGTTAAACTAAGATTGTACCCTCGTATCACCTTTTATATTTCAGTTAAAGGAGATGTTGATATGGAATATCGCATTGAAGAAAAAGGTATTATCAAAGGTGTTGGCGTTGTCAAGAATTTTGGGAAATGGACAGCTAACAAAGATGCTGAAAACTGGAAAAAACAAATGGATGAATTGTGGTTGTTTTGGGAGTACTTTCTTAACTTTGGCATGAATAAAGTTATCCGCGATCGGTATAAGCTTTATCGTCAGCCTTTCTGGCAAATGGGGGTTACGTAA
- a CDS encoding copper amine oxidase N-terminal domain-containing protein, giving the protein MKNNRVKILLSLVLVLTVMNMSHASSTQKEIQAIQDHAINMSLNKQTFVAKEEDGTILAPIIYNNRTYLPVRQLAEAIGVSVDWDNQTRTVILQHEQNTNNTPYASLMEENRLLEKKIESLEEDLREVNKELNALKESAEQKDSSDNDTVSKEVLYWSGGNLKYEGELLNDMYHGVGKAYRDQGQLKYDGQWKEGKYHGYGKSYLLDELEYDGQWQDGKRHGSGKYYVRGKLIYDGEWKNGKRHGTGKLLDDGQLVYEGGWQDNEWYGYGIWYVDPDQKYGFTYEGEWDGDDLHGTGKQYDKEGNIVYIGEWKYNKKHGFGTCYYNGAMSYIGGFKEGSYDGWGLFFDDQGIFDYEAISDEGRVVEVLSKNLKQVNIPAYVPIEVISGQGETEIHYEESYIQNNNNLYIDGEGNEIYKEMP; this is encoded by the coding sequence ATGAAAAATAATCGAGTAAAAATTCTACTATCATTGGTTCTCGTATTGACGGTCATGAACATGAGTCATGCATCATCAACCCAAAAAGAGATACAAGCCATACAAGATCATGCCATCAACATGAGCCTTAATAAGCAGACATTCGTAGCAAAGGAAGAAGATGGCACCATATTAGCGCCTATTATTTATAACAATCGAACTTACCTTCCCGTAAGGCAATTAGCTGAGGCTATTGGTGTTTCTGTTGATTGGGATAACCAAACAAGAACCGTTATTTTACAACATGAGCAAAATACGAATAACACACCATACGCTTCTTTAATGGAAGAAAATCGATTATTAGAGAAAAAGATCGAAAGCCTAGAAGAAGATTTAAGAGAGGTTAATAAGGAACTGAATGCATTGAAAGAATCCGCAGAGCAAAAAGACTCTAGCGATAATGATACCGTTAGCAAAGAGGTTTTATATTGGTCAGGTGGTAACCTAAAATATGAAGGTGAACTATTAAATGATATGTATCATGGTGTTGGAAAGGCTTATCGGGACCAAGGACAACTGAAGTATGATGGGCAATGGAAAGAAGGCAAATACCATGGCTATGGTAAAAGTTATCTATTAGACGAACTCGAATATGATGGCCAATGGCAGGATGGGAAACGGCATGGTTCTGGTAAATATTATGTTCGTGGAAAGTTAATCTATGATGGTGAATGGAAGAACGGAAAACGGCATGGGACTGGAAAACTCCTTGATGATGGACAACTGGTCTACGAAGGCGGCTGGCAGGATAATGAATGGTATGGGTATGGTATCTGGTATGTGGATCCGGATCAAAAATATGGTTTTACATATGAAGGCGAATGGGATGGTGATGACCTTCATGGTACAGGTAAACAATATGACAAAGAAGGTAATATAGTATATATTGGTGAATGGAAATACAATAAAAAACATGGATTTGGTACTTGTTACTATAATGGTGCAATGAGTTATATCGGTGGTTTTAAAGAAGGCTCATATGATGGTTGGGGACTCTTTTTTGATGATCAAGGCATCTTTGATTATGAAGCTATTTCAGATGAGGGACGTGTTGTAGAAGTCCTTTCAAAGAATCTAAAACAAGTGAATATACCAGCCTATGTACCTATTGAAGTCATTTCAGGACAAGGTGAAACAGAAATTCATTATGAGGAAAGTTATATTCAAAATAATAATAACTTGTATATTGATGGTGAGGGGAATGAGATTTATAAGGAAATGCCTTAG
- a CDS encoding sensor histidine kinase encodes MNSIKKKLFLQIGSLIVLLIGLLILANTFLLKPFYIQKQKKQLLKHYDVINAIDADGYSASYDVLGDIENKSHVNIIIKDNTGVLYSTKFNFLDDTLIEPKLTPPPPKPYVIVQEKPINQQINWVWSEDERKTRFLQIVGTLDNSNRIKISMPLMAINHSIDLANQFTLIIGILLFVIGMFIAYVLSQHFTKPILDMNRTTTALKHLHFGTACQVRSKDELGQLAQSINDMSIELRDTIHSLNHSNNELQKEVKKRIKIDEKRKQLLSNVSHELKTPIALLQGYAEGLKLNVAKNHNRTDFYCDVIVDEANKMNQLVQTLLSVNQIEFGDIKIHETDFDIVDLVHYIVDKYHQHFEDHHLHVSFLPLNQPIGVHTDRLKVEQVLTNYINNAIQYVDDQKMIKIRMVDREHHVRIEVYNSCTSIPEEELDKLWDSFYKLDKARTRALGGHGLGLSIVKAIQEALGNGYGVELNPNGICFWFEVAKCTEDL; translated from the coding sequence ATGAACTCCATTAAGAAAAAATTGTTTTTACAGATTGGCTCCTTAATTGTCCTTCTCATTGGTTTGTTAATCTTAGCCAATACATTTTTACTTAAGCCTTTCTATATACAAAAGCAAAAGAAACAATTATTAAAACATTATGACGTCATTAACGCTATTGATGCTGACGGATATTCTGCGTCATATGATGTGTTAGGCGATATAGAAAACAAGTCCCATGTGAATATTATTATTAAAGATAACACCGGCGTTTTATATTCAACTAAATTCAATTTTTTAGATGACACCTTGATAGAACCTAAGCTAACCCCCCCACCACCAAAGCCTTATGTCATCGTGCAAGAAAAACCCATTAACCAACAGATTAACTGGGTATGGTCAGAAGATGAGCGAAAAACGAGATTTCTACAAATCGTTGGTACACTTGATAATAGCAACCGTATTAAAATCAGTATGCCATTAATGGCCATTAATCATAGTATTGATCTTGCTAACCAATTCACCCTGATTATTGGTATCTTATTGTTTGTGATTGGTATGTTCATTGCTTATGTTTTATCTCAGCATTTTACCAAGCCTATATTGGATATGAATCGAACCACCACTGCCCTTAAACATCTGCATTTTGGCACCGCTTGTCAAGTACGTTCCAAAGATGAGTTAGGCCAGTTAGCCCAGAGTATCAATGACATGTCCATTGAACTTAGAGATACCATTCATTCCCTTAATCACAGTAATAACGAGCTTCAAAAGGAAGTGAAAAAGCGTATTAAAATCGATGAAAAAAGAAAACAACTGCTAAGCAATGTATCTCATGAGTTAAAGACACCCATTGCTCTATTACAAGGTTATGCAGAGGGGCTCAAATTAAATGTGGCTAAGAACCATAATCGAACGGATTTTTACTGTGATGTGATTGTAGATGAAGCCAATAAGATGAACCAGTTGGTTCAAACCTTATTAAGTGTGAATCAAATTGAATTTGGTGATATTAAGATTCATGAAACGGACTTTGATATTGTGGATTTGGTACACTACATTGTGGATAAATATCATCAGCATTTTGAAGATCATCATCTACATGTATCGTTCCTCCCCCTTAATCAGCCCATAGGTGTGCATACGGATAGGCTAAAAGTGGAACAAGTCTTGACCAATTACATCAATAATGCGATTCAATATGTGGATGACCAGAAAATGATCAAGATACGTATGGTAGATAGGGAACATCATGTGCGTATAGAAGTGTATAACTCTTGTACTTCCATTCCAGAGGAAGAATTGGATAAATTGTGGGATAGTTTTTATAAGCTGGATAAAGCCCGTACAAGAGCATTAGGAGGTCATGGCCTTGGACTATCCATTGTTAAGGCTATCCAAGAAGCACTTGGTAATGGTTATGGGGTCGAACTGAATCCTAATGGGATTTGTTTTTGGTTTGAAGTGGCTAAATGTACGGAGGATTTATAA
- a CDS encoding response regulator transcription factor — MHKKILIADDELRLRILIADFLILEGYTVLEAKDGKEALDIFRKTPDIEMVILDVMMPYYDGWQVCREIRKTSHVPIIMVTAKDTEPDELVGFTAGADEYITKPFSPSIFVARVNALYNRTYPHYKKDVLIRGVITIDLQKHAVSVDGVLINLSHTEYKILTFLMENEGRVMTRDSLLDHVWGYDYDGTDRTVDTHINRLRTKMLNGGDHIKTVRGYGYKFEVNAHELH, encoded by the coding sequence ATGCATAAAAAAATATTAATAGCAGATGATGAGCTTCGTCTTCGCATCTTAATCGCTGATTTTCTCATTTTAGAGGGCTACACGGTTCTGGAAGCAAAAGATGGAAAGGAAGCCTTGGATATTTTTAGAAAAACACCGGATATAGAGATGGTCATTCTAGATGTGATGATGCCTTATTATGATGGCTGGCAGGTCTGTCGTGAAATCAGAAAAACAAGCCATGTACCCATTATTATGGTTACTGCAAAAGATACTGAGCCCGACGAATTAGTAGGTTTTACAGCAGGTGCTGATGAATACATTACGAAACCCTTTAGTCCCTCTATCTTTGTGGCTAGGGTTAATGCTCTCTATAATCGCACCTATCCTCACTATAAAAAAGATGTACTTATAAGAGGTGTCATCACCATTGATTTGCAGAAACATGCTGTGTCTGTGGATGGTGTGCTTATCAATCTGAGTCATACCGAGTATAAAATACTCACCTTCTTGATGGAAAATGAAGGTCGGGTGATGACCAGAGACAGTCTATTAGATCATGTATGGGGATATGATTATGATGGTACAGACCGAACAGTGGATACCCACATCAACCGATTACGTACCAAAATGCTTAACGGCGGCGACCATATCAAGACTGTCAGAGGCTATGGCTATAAATTCGAGGTGAATGCCCATGAACTCCATTAA
- a CDS encoding polyphosphate polymerase domain-containing protein: MLNKRHELKYTVSPLDYKILSERMKKVLQRDRHCPEEGYQITSLYYDDPVNTAYVQKVNGEAIRHKYRIRYYGNDYGFIRLEKKSKIHQMTMKESVPLTKEEVERILANDYAFLVQKEQSLYQAFYLALSHGLCKPKVIVRYTRKAYTHPVGDLRITFDRDIRTSNMDTHLFNEQAFFVPAIEDQQVIVEIKFNHVIPDFIQGLIQMGHVPQTAASKYVMARKYNYQF; the protein is encoded by the coding sequence ATGTTGAACAAAAGGCATGAGCTAAAATACACCGTTTCGCCTTTGGACTATAAAATCCTATCAGAACGTATGAAGAAAGTGTTACAGCGGGATCGGCATTGTCCTGAAGAGGGTTATCAAATAACCAGTTTATATTATGACGATCCAGTGAATACGGCATATGTTCAAAAGGTAAACGGTGAAGCCATCAGGCATAAATACAGAATAAGGTATTACGGTAACGATTATGGCTTTATTAGACTTGAGAAGAAATCCAAAATACATCAAATGACCATGAAAGAATCGGTGCCACTGACAAAAGAAGAAGTAGAGCGTATTCTAGCCAATGACTATGCTTTTCTTGTACAGAAGGAACAGTCACTTTATCAGGCATTCTACTTGGCTTTGAGTCATGGCTTATGTAAACCAAAAGTGATTGTTCGGTATACGAGAAAAGCTTACACACATCCTGTTGGGGATCTCCGCATCACCTTTGACCGGGATATAAGAACATCCAATATGGACACTCATCTATTTAACGAACAGGCTTTCTTTGTACCAGCAATAGAGGACCAGCAAGTGATTGTAGAGATAAAATTCAATCATGTGATACCGGATTTTATACAAGGCTTAATACAGATGGGGCATGTACCGCAAACAGCTGCCTCAAAATATGTCATGGCAAGGAAATACAATTATCAATTTTAA
- a CDS encoding DUF4956 domain-containing protein encodes MMTTFQDILKDSFLQNSSNITAVSIGLTLLLAFVVGVFIFNIYKKTYQSVVYTKSFNISLIMMTMVTSLVILAVTSNVVLSLGMVGALSIVRFRSAVKDPMDIVFMFWSIAAGIIIGAGFYMLGIVGSLVLGIILYVMSRQTKQETPYMLLVNMADGLAEKQVLDRIKSGTDKYLVRSKTVQSSGMELTIEVRVKEDELSFVNDLLKIEQVSGAMLVSSNEFSS; translated from the coding sequence ATGATGACAACTTTTCAAGATATTTTAAAAGACAGTTTCTTACAAAACAGTTCCAACATCACAGCCGTATCCATTGGGTTAACGTTACTCTTAGCTTTTGTGGTAGGGGTTTTTATATTTAACATCTATAAAAAAACGTATCAAAGTGTGGTCTACACCAAAAGTTTTAATATTTCTTTAATCATGATGACCATGGTCACATCACTGGTGATCCTAGCCGTAACATCCAACGTGGTTTTATCCCTTGGTATGGTTGGTGCACTCAGTATTGTACGTTTTCGTAGCGCAGTCAAAGACCCTATGGACATTGTGTTTATGTTCTGGTCCATTGCAGCAGGTATTATTATTGGAGCAGGGTTCTACATGTTAGGTATAGTGGGTTCGTTGGTTCTTGGCATCATTCTCTATGTGATGTCCCGTCAAACAAAGCAAGAGACACCCTATATGTTATTAGTCAATATGGCAGATGGATTAGCCGAAAAACAAGTATTAGACCGTATTAAGTCAGGGACAGATAAATACCTTGTAAGGTCCAAAACAGTTCAGTCTTCGGGTATGGAATTAACTATTGAAGTACGTGTCAAAGAGGACGAATTGTCTTTTGTTAATGATTTACTGAAAATAGAACAAGTATCCGGTGCTATGTTGGTAAGCAGTAACGAGTTTTCAAGTTAA
- a CDS encoding CotH kinase family protein — MKGRNIIPIILSAIAIIMLLLIVDAVTVSSQLIDTNNNLIDQEVFPHDRVIDVKITIDEEDYTYMVEHAMEEEYVVADIDYNGYQYQDVGIRPKGNSSLKHVASSNDETKRFSLKVNFDYYVDEQNLYGISKINLNNIFSDPSMMAEYLSYDMLDTLGAEASRTTYAALYINDVYFGLYLAVEQVDESFLEDRFGNATGELYKPEMGAGSDLKYISDDPDDYSLEVENGVSTNDKAIINFMKVIQEGSDLETVLHVDSFLKYLAVSTVTVHLDAYQGGMYHNYYLYHHNGRFEWITWDLNMSFNGFPKGGTDEQAVAFLIDEPVSGAMDNYPLIKAIFDNEAYMERYHGYITTLLNDYLDEHTITNKVTNTYEMIKEYVRTDTTAFYTFEEFEEAVFSDTDLVNYGLLDFIDKRVSNVRQQLDGTIPSTNNGQGNAGGKNNRGGKAGGPPMGQDGQGKPLMGQRQDGENPQADADGNPMKNRGNKAMKPNMQDGSIPEDMKTDRMQQGMNPDKMQEGMDPNRMPEGRSPQDMKNKFPEGMPGNMHEQEEAMDETTFFVNLGLICAGILGMFIFIRIIKKK; from the coding sequence ATGAAGGGAAGAAACATAATACCCATAATCCTGTCTGCCATTGCTATCATCATGTTATTACTTATCGTAGATGCTGTTACAGTGAGCAGTCAGTTGATAGACACCAATAACAACCTCATTGATCAAGAGGTGTTTCCACATGACCGTGTCATTGATGTTAAGATTACCATAGATGAAGAAGACTATACGTACATGGTTGAGCATGCCATGGAAGAAGAATATGTGGTAGCGGATATTGATTATAACGGGTATCAGTATCAAGATGTAGGCATTAGGCCAAAGGGTAATTCCAGTCTGAAACATGTAGCCTCTTCTAACGATGAGACCAAACGGTTTAGCTTAAAAGTTAATTTTGACTATTATGTAGATGAGCAGAATCTCTATGGCATAAGTAAGATTAATTTGAACAATATATTCAGTGATCCATCCATGATGGCAGAATATCTTAGTTATGACATGTTAGACACACTAGGTGCAGAGGCATCAAGAACCACTTACGCTGCCCTTTATATTAATGATGTCTATTTTGGCTTGTACTTAGCCGTTGAACAGGTGGATGAGAGTTTTTTAGAAGATCGGTTTGGGAATGCTACTGGTGAATTGTATAAGCCAGAAATGGGTGCAGGAAGTGACCTGAAATATATATCCGATGATCCTGATGACTATAGCTTAGAGGTCGAAAATGGTGTATCTACCAATGATAAAGCAATCATTAACTTCATGAAGGTCATCCAAGAAGGTAGTGACCTAGAAACGGTGTTACATGTGGACAGTTTTCTCAAGTACCTAGCTGTAAGTACCGTAACAGTACATTTGGACGCTTACCAAGGGGGCATGTATCATAACTATTATCTGTATCATCATAATGGGCGCTTCGAATGGATTACTTGGGATTTGAATATGTCATTTAACGGCTTCCCAAAAGGTGGCACGGATGAACAAGCAGTAGCTTTCTTAATTGATGAGCCTGTTTCAGGTGCCATGGATAACTACCCGTTGATTAAGGCTATATTTGACAATGAAGCCTATATGGAAAGGTATCATGGTTATATAACTACCTTATTGAACGATTACTTGGATGAACATACCATTACCAACAAAGTAACAAACACCTATGAGATGATCAAAGAGTATGTAAGAACAGACACAACAGCTTTCTATACCTTTGAGGAATTTGAGGAAGCCGTTTTTAGTGATACAGACTTAGTGAATTATGGCTTATTGGATTTTATCGACAAGCGTGTCAGTAACGTACGGCAACAATTGGATGGAACCATACCAAGTACCAATAATGGTCAGGGCAATGCAGGAGGAAAGAACAACAGAGGTGGCAAAGCAGGTGGGCCGCCAATGGGTCAAGATGGTCAGGGTAAACCACTTATGGGACAGAGGCAAGATGGCGAAAATCCTCAAGCAGATGCAGATGGTAATCCCATGAAGAACCGTGGGAATAAAGCCATGAAACCTAATATGCAAGATGGAAGTATACCAGAAGATATGAAAACAGATAGAATGCAACAGGGTATGAACCCAGACAAAATGCAAGAGGGTATGGACCCTAATAGAATGCCAGAAGGTAGAAGTCCTCAGGATATGAAAAATAAGTTTCCAGAGGGTATGCCAGGTAACATGCATGAACAAGAAGAAGCAATGGATGAAACTACGTTTTTTGTGAATCTTGGTCTTATATGTGCGGGTATACTAGGTATGTTTATATTCATTAGGATTATAAAAAAGAAATAA
- a CDS encoding elgicin/penisin family lantibiotic produces the protein MAKNPFDLEVQVNKVNGTASFGLYTSDCYTSSCYTSSCYTSTCYTSDCYTGQNMCGYTHTSSC, from the coding sequence ATGGCTAAGAATCCATTTGATTTAGAAGTTCAAGTTAACAAAGTTAATGGAACAGCATCATTTGGTCTTTATACATCTGATTGCTATACATCAAGTTGTTACACTTCCAGTTGTTATACCTCAACTTGTTATACATCTGATTGCTATACAGGACAAAACATGTGTGGATATACCCATACTTCAAGTTGTTAA